GATTATTGCGAGGATCGAAACACGCGGGATTCAAAATCGGTCGGCCAATCCCCTGCATTTCCTTGGCATAGCCTTCCCGATTGCGAAACAGCCAAATCGTCGTCGGTCGTCGGGTGCGAAATCGCGGCTGCAAAAATCGCGTATATGCGGCATAAATCTGTTCCAATCGCACGGCAGTCCGACGGACCAACGCTTCGGGTGCATCCGAATTCAGCACGAAAAAATCGGAAACATATCGCAATCCCGCTCCGGGTTTGCCTTGCCAATCGATCGGCTCGATGAGCAGATTTTCCGAGCGAATTTGCTCCTGCTGACCGGCCTGCGCGATGCCATCGAGTTGCGCTTTGAGCTGCTTGCGTTGCTGCGGCGTGAGTCGATCGATGCCGACAATTTCCTCAGTGGAGATGGTCGTGTGGAACGAGACGGTCGGTCGCCCGGCCTTGCGTTGGACCAATTGAAAGCGAACATGGGTGGGAGTTTCGACTTCGATCATTCCTGAGAGCGTCGCCCCATTGCGCAGGCGAAGGACATCCAATTGCCAATTCGATTGATTCCGGGGATCGGCAGCCAATTCCGAGACGTCGTTGAGGAACACCATCCCGAGGATGGCGACCACAATCCCGTTCCGGATGCCGGTGCGAAGATGGGATCGCGTCATCGAATCCGCCTCTTGGAATCAGAAGCATGCAAAGACTTGAGTTGTCCTACTATAGCATCCGTTGCCGCGATTGCCAATGATCGACCCTCCAGAACGAAGGGAACTGTTCGGTTTCTTTCGCGGCGGCGTTTGCCCAGGATTCGGAGTTCGTCTGGATGCGCTGGGGAAATTGGGGTATTCTGCGCGGGACTTGGAGATGAGCGTTTCCCGGCAAGGATGCACCGAATGCACTTATTCATCAGTGCTGGCGAACCCAGCGGCGATCTTCACGGCTCGAATCTCATTCACGCCCTGCGTCAACGAGTGCCCAACATTCGCTTCACCGGACTGGGCGGCGAGAAGATGGAAGCAGCGGGCTGCCCGTTGTTGGATCCGATGGCCAATCATTCGGTGATGGGATATAAAGCCGTCCTGCAAAATCTTTCGTATTTCATTTCGTTGGTCGGTCGCGCCCGGTGCGAAATTCGCAAAACGCGGCCCGATGCCGTCGTGGTCATCGATTATCCAGGGTTTCACTTCGGTTTGGCCAAACGGGTGAAGCCGCTGAATATCCCCGTATTCTGGTTTGTCGCTCCGCAATTGTGGGCATGGGCGAATTGGCGGGTCCGAAAGATGCAGCGCTGGGTGGACATGGTGCTAACGACGCTGCCCTTTGAAGAGACGTGGTTCCGCGACCGGGGTGTGAACGCGAAGTGGGTGGGGCATCCGTATTTCGATGAATTGCGACACCAACCGCGTGATACGATGTTTCTGCAATCGCAACGCCAGATTGCCGGGCCACTGATCGCGATTCTCCCCGGCTCCCGTCGCCGCGAAGTCGAACGCAACTTGCCAATGCAACTGCGCGCCGCCGCGAAAATCCACGCCAGTCGCCCAGATGTTCGCTTTGCCGTCGCCTCGTTCAACGATGTGCAAGCGGGAATCGCCCGCGAAATGGTACAGCAACAGAACGCAATCCGTCCGATCCCCGTCGAAGTCTTCCAGGGACGCACCCCCGAATTGATCGAAACCGCGACGGCGTGCATCTCCGTATCCGGCTCGGTCAGTCTCGAATTGATGCACGCTCTCAAGCCCGCCGTCATTCACTATCACATCAGTTGGATTGACCAAAAGATTATGGAACGTGCCTTGACCGTGCCGTACATCACGCTGGTGAATCTGCTGGAAAATCAACGTGTTTACCCGGAATATCTCGGGAACGAAGACCGCAGTTCCGAGATTGCCGAGCACATTCTCGGTTGGCTGAATTCGCCCAGCGAATTGGCGGCGAAAATCGCCCAACTCCAGTCGATTCGGGATCGCGTCGCCATTCCCGGCGCCTGCTCGAATGCCGCGGACGCAATTCTGGAACGAATCGCCGAACTACAATCGAACCGCTCCCGCCGCGCCGCCTCGTGAGCCGTCAGTCCCGGAAAGCCTCCCTGCCCTCGCCGGTCTGCTGCAACGCCTGGTTGAAGACGCAGTCCCGAAACCCGGACGCCTGAGTGCAGGGAACTTGACTTTGGGATACTCAAACACTCCCCGATCCGTCCGTCAATGCCCGACACGTTTCTGGTGACTCGCGCAGCCCGGTGGGTCGATTGGCGGCGTCGAGCCTGATCCGCTCGCAGAGCTACCTCGGAGCGTTTTTGCGGCAGAAGCGGGCTCACCTGGGTTCCTCGAAAGCGATTCCGGCAACTCGGACGCGTTCCCGGCGAGGCTCCCAAACAACCAACCGGCGAGAGGGCCGACGATCAGCAACAATCCCGGCACCCAGCCGGGTGCCTCTTGGTAACGTTCGTTGAGCGGGTGATCCTCTCGAAGCGAGTCCTGCGCCGAGCGAAGGGAGAAATGGGCGACGAGACCACCGAAGATGCCGATCAGGAGGAATCCCCAGAACGCCCCTCGTCGCCGCTTGTCCGCCCGTGCATTTCGCATAACTGGTTCCTTATGCATTTCGCATAACTGATTTCTTCCGAACTCAAGTCGGTCACGACGGCTTGTTGTGGACGACGATACCCTGCCGACCGACGCAATACGTTTGGGTCACCTCGACGTGAAAATTGTAGACGGGAGTGATTGGCAGACTCTGGAGGTGTTGGACGGATCGCACAACGCAGTGGGAGCAATCCTTCGATTTAAGCCTCATGCCGACTCGAAGCTCACCCGCCATCAGCCAGCGGTCAAGTGAGCTGTGACCCATTGAAACGCTACATGCCCCCGCCGTCCGCTGCAGTGCCGGGTTCGGCTGCGTTTGGAAAGCAGTGACGGCACTTGTTGAGCCTATACATCCCGACCTGCTCACCAGTCAGTAGATCCCAGACTGGCAGTTCCATGCCGTCAAGGAACATGTGGGCAGGAATCTCGCCAACATTTGTTAAGCCGATGAACGACCCCAAGTCTGCGAAAGCCAGGTTGTGCGAGCCCCAGAAGCCATCCGTTGAGACGATATGAAGCTCTCCACTATTCGGGTTGAGCACATACTCGAATCCGACCTTCTGAGCCTCAGTGTAAAGCCCCAAGTTCCGGAGAATGGTTCCGTACAAGCTCAACTGGCGCATGATAACCTCTTTGACTCGTAGCATGGGTCCGGTTAACGCATGCCGAGCATCTCCCTGATGTTTGCCTCGGAGCGAGCGGAAATCTTCTGGTCCCGCAGGTTCGACAACACGATCTCGAAGAACTGCTTCCCGTCTTCGTCCGGAGCGTCCGCAGGGTCGGGGTCGTGCAGCTTGTGGTAGATTGGGGTCAGGTCTTTACTGTCTGCAACGCTTTCCAGGGCGGAGATTGTGCCCTGCGTGAAGCTGTGCAGGTCTTTCAGGAACGCCGCAACGACCGACTCAACCTCTTGCTCCGTTTTTTGGGTGAACGACAAAGCCGCCCCACTGAACTGATCCACCGCGTTCCCGAAAGATTGGGCGAAGTCGGTGTCTGACTTACCCCGCCAGTCGTCCCACACTTGGGCACCGATCGCACCGATGCCTCCTCCGAAGAAGCCGGCGGCGAACCCGAGCACATAGTCCCAGACGCTGTTGCGGGTCATGATGGCGTGGTAGCGAGAATGGAACTCCTGAAGCTGCCGGAAGTGGTTCTGGATCACGACCAAGTCTTGCCGGTGGGCTTGCACCGCGCGACGGAGTTGTTGACGCAGACTTTCGCCCTCTTTGGCGGGGTCTTCGAGCCAGCGATGCTGCACGAACTGAGTGACCTTGGGCCACACGGCGAGCAATTCGGAAGTATAGCCTTTGATCAACTCCGGGCCGACCGCGGTGATGCCGTCGAGCGACTCGTCAAGCATCGGAGCCGCGTTCGTCAAATCCACTTGCTGCATCGCTTCTTGGACGAGTCGCGCGATATCGTGGCGTGGGGTACCGTCCACGACTTGGTTGATGAAGCTGAGGAAGTTGTGAATCTGAATGTTGACGGGGTTCAGCCGCACGACCACCCGCATCGCCTCAGCCCAAAACAACTGCACGTCTGCTGAATCGTCCCGCAGTTGCGAAATCATCCGGCGGTTGGCGATAGGATCGACGCGACCGGCTGTGGTCCCGTTAGCTGATACCGCCACGACCGATGTCGTTTTGGGCGGTGGCGGCGGTGCCCGAAACAGGCCCTTGATGGTCCCGGCCTGCACCCAATCGGTTAAACCATCTTGCCACACAAGGTCGGTGCGGTCCAAGGTGCCCGCGATTGTGCGCCTTTGCAGTTCCGAATAGCTAAGCGGGCCTTCGGTGATATTGTGTCGCAGGACGTGCCACTCAGCATCAGCCACTGAAGTGCCCTCCACTCACCGAACTCTTGATTCGATTGCGCCGCAAGGAAACGCCCCTTGCGCGTTACGCAATCGATCACAATCTTGTTGTCACATTTGCTTCCTGCGAAACTTCAATCCCAATCGTTGGTTCCGGTCATTTTTCCGAATGGGTCGCCAGCGAAAGTTTGGGTCGGGCGCAATCGAAATCCTGGAGCAGCGTTCGTTTCTCTGATTATTTGAGACTACCCAATTCCAGTACCGTTGTGCAATCGAAAACTCGCCAGTTTTCCGACCGAATTCTCAGGCGAACTTTTTCCCCCGAAATCGTCGGATCGAGTGCGTGCGAACCTTCGGTGATTGCATGCCTTCACGCCGCGCAAGGAAAGCCTCACCGTTTCACCATCGTCGTCGATCGTCGCCATCTCAGAACCACGAGCGTCGGAATACGTCGCGGGGTACCGATCCACGTCACGCCTCCGTCGTCGAACTCGTTATTCGATTGCCCCTGCGCAATCGATTCCGCCCGAGGCAATCCGATGTCGCCGCGCCAGGTTGGCACATCAGACAAAAACACACAAACGATTGTCAATCTTTGTGTAAAACAAATGCGCGGCGATCTGCGGCCGAACTCCCAGTAATCTGCCGCTTCGCCGGGTGGGAGTCTCCACCGGAATTGCCGTGCGAATTGGCCCCCTTTCGAACCCGCGATGCGAAGTTTCGCAAGAATTTCCAGCGGGGCGGATCCCCATTCCGCCGCATGCCATGAACCCGTGTCCGCGAAATGATCCTGTTGAGTGACGGAATCGCGCGCTACGAAATCACAGTCAACCGATTCCACCTGCATCGAATTCCGGTTACACTGCCATGCAGAGTCGTAGCCTCATGTGCCCCCTGGCCCGATTTTTCCTCGGGAGGATTCCCATCATGCGAATCGGAATTCTGGGCATTTGCCTGATCTTCCCGGGATTGACCTCGCCGATTCGGGCCGAATCGCCGCATCACTGGGCCTGGCAACCGCTTCGGGTCGCCACTCCCCCTGCGGTCCGTGAGGCGGGTTGGATTCGCACGCCCGTCGATGCCTGGATTCTCGCCCAACTGGAGTCGGCCGCGCTCCCGCATGCGCCCCAGGCCGACCGTCGATCGTTGATTCGTCGCATCACCTACGACCTGATTGGACTCCCCCCCACGTCTGCGGAGGTGGACGCGTTTCTGGCCGATTCCTCGCCGCATGCCTGGGAAAATCTTGTCAACCGGCTACTGGACAGTCCGCATTATGGCGAACGCTGGGCACGCATGTGGTTGGATGTGGCCCGGTATGCGGACACCAAAGGCCCCATTTTCTTCGAGGAAGCGGAGTTCCCCTGGGCATGGACGTACCGCGATTATGTGATCGAATCGTTCAATCGCGATTTGTCGATCCGCGATTTCTTTCGGGAACAACTCGCCGCCGATCAATTGCCAACCGGCAGCGATCGCAAATCGTTCCGGGCATTGGGCTTTCTCACGCTGGGCAATCGGTTCCTGAACCATCTTCCGGATATCATCGACGATCGCATTGATGTCGTGTCACGCGGCATGCTCGGACTGACGGTGAGCTGTGCACGCTGTCACGATCACAAATATGATCCGATTCCAACTGCCGATTACTACAGCCTTTACGGTGTCTTCCAAGCGTCGGTCGAACCCCTGCATCTGCCGACGATTGCCACCGAACCCACGCACCGCCCATATCGCATCTTCGCGGGGGAACTTCGACGGCGCGAACAGGCACTGACCGCATTTCTCGAGCAAAAAGCGACCGCCCTTCGGCGACAATCGCTGGAACGTGCCGCCGATTATCTACTAGCCGCGCAACGGGCATTATCGCAACCGCGGCAAGACGATTTTATGTTCGTTGCCGATGCCAACGACCTGAATCCGACCATGATTTTGCGCTGGCAGCGTCTGCTCGGTCGCACCCGAAAGGATCGCGATCCACGAATGCGACTTTGGCACGAATTGAGCATCGTCCCCGAATCAGCCTGGCCAAAACGACTCCCCGAATTGCTGCGGGAACATTCGGCAGAATCAACCGATCCCATGATTTGGCAAGCACTTCAGTCGAATCCACCGGCCACACTCGTCGAGTTGGCACGACGATATGCCACGCTGTTTCAAGAGGCGGATCGTCGCGCTTGGAAGTTGGCCGATGGGGAGCCGTTGCCCGAACCATGGCGTCGATGGCACGAGCTGATTTCTGGCCCCGAAGCACCACCGACGGTCGATCCGTTCCGATTCGGCGATTTGGCGCTGCTGCCGGATCGCCCCGCACAGGCGGAATATCGCCGACTGCGTCAGGCGGTTGAATCGTGGCGACTCTCCGCAGCGGCGGCGATCCCCCGCGCGCACACGTTGATGGATCTACCGAATCCGATTGAGCCGGTGATCTTCAAACGGGGCAACCCAGCCCAGCCGGGAGAGACGGTGCCGCGACAGTTTCTGGCGCTGCTTTCCGGGCCCAATCGCCAGCCGTTTCGTCATGGCAGTGGCCGGGCCGAGCTTGCAGACGCGATCGTCTCCCCGCAAAATCCGCTGACGGCTCGCGTGTTCGTGAATCGGGTTTGGCAGCAACATTTCGGCACGGGATTGGTCCAATCGACGAGCGATTTTGGCACGCGCAGCGATCCGCCATCGCATCCCGAATTGCTCGATTGGCTGGCGCGGGAATTCATGGCGCAGGGTTGGTCGCTGAAATGGCTGCATCGGCAGATAGTCATGTCGGCAACCTATCAACAATCGAGTCGGCCCCATCCCACGACCTGGCAACAGGATCGGGAAAATCGGCTCCTCGGTCGCATGCCCATTCGCCGATTGGATTGGGAAATGATTCAGGATTCGCTGCGACGACATCGGGGCACGCTCGATCCCACGGTTGGGGGTCCCTCGGATCGTTCCGGGTGGGAGAGCAACCGCCGCGCGATTTATCAGCATCTCGACCGGCAGCAGGTGCCAACGCTCTGGCGGACTTTCGATTTTGCTTCGCCGGATGCGAGTTGTCCCCGTCGTGATGAAACAACAACTGTCCCACAAGCCCTGTTTTTCCTGAATCATCCGCAAATTGAGGCGACCGCACGGGGCGTTCTTGCGCGTCCGGAAATCCGCTCCCAGGCGGTGCAATCCCGACTCGCGGCCATCTTCGCCGAATTGCTCCAACGCCCGCCAAGCGAGTCCGAATCGGCACGCTTTCACCAGTGGCTCGAACGGCCGAGCAACCGCGATGCACACTGGCAAACCATCGTCCAAGCCATTCTCTGCAGCAACGAATGGATGTTTCTGGATTGATTCTCTCTCCCTTTCCGAAACTGGAGGTTTCTGTCATGCAACCGGCTCCCACCTTTCAAGTGATTCCCGGGCAGGATGAATTAGCCGGCCTCACTCGCGATTTGCGATTCCATCCCAGTCCCGTGACACAGCCAACGACATTAACAATCGACCAAGTTCAACAATTTAATCAACAGGGCTATCTGAAAGGATTTCGGATCTTCTCGGATTCGGAAATCACGGAGAACCGGGATTATTTTGATCGCCTGTTGGCGAAAGTCATGGCCGAAGGTGGGGATAGCTACTCGATTTCGAGTGCCCATCTCCGATATGGAAAAGCCTGGGATCTGCTCACCGATCACCGATTGGTATCGATTGTGACCGATTTATTAGGTCCCAATGTGATTGGTTGGGGTGCTCATTTTTTCTGTAAGATGCCAGGCGATGGAAAAAAAGTGAGTTGGCATCAAGATGCGAGTTATTGGCCGTTAACTCCTTCGAAGGCAGTCACGATTTGGCTCGCGATTGATGATGCCGATATTGACAATGCCTGCATGCGTTACATTCCCGGCTCGCATCATCACGGGCATCTCACCTATACGCTCCATGAGAATGATCCCAATCAGGTGTTAAATCAAGAAGTGGTCGCGGCACCGGGGATGGGCGAGCCGATCGATGTGGAATTGCGGGCAGGTGAAATCAGCATTCACTCGGATTTGCTGCTGCATGGGTCGGAGGTGAACCAATCGCAACGCCGTCGCTGTGGCTTGACACTGCGATATTGTGCGGCAGATGTTGTGGCGCACCTGGGATGGAGCGAAAAAGGCGTCGTCGTGGCGGGTGATCCGCCCGCGCATTGGGCCAATCGCTCGCGTCCGAATCGGGATTGAGTCCCGTCGCGGGTTCGGAATCCACCGGCGAAATCGGCGGTGTCGCGTTCCACCAAACGGAACATTTTCCCAGAATCGGCATGCCTTTGGCTACGAGATTTGCCATGATTGCTTGAGATGATTTCGATGGTGAATCATTGACGATTCATCCCACCCGATGGAGATTCTCCCATGATTCGGTATGGCCTGATGATTGTGATGCTGCTGGCGACCGTTTCCACGGTTCATGCCGACGATCCCTGGCAACCGTTGTTTCCAACGAAAGACCTTCTCAATTGGGAGCTGAAAGGGTACAAGAATCCGCCGCCGGACCAATGGTATTTCGACGGTGACATTCTCAAATCCAAAGTCGGGCCGGGCTGGTTGAGTTCGAAGGCGGAATACCGCAATTTCAAGCTCAAATTCGAATGGAAAGTCCCCGAAGGTGGCAATAGTGGCGTGTTCTTGCGGGTGCCGACCAACTCCCCGGCCAATGTCTCGCCCAGCTCCACAGCGGTGGAAATTCAGATGCTCGATGACAACTCAGATAAGTATCGTGGGAAATTAAAGCCGTACCAATATTCGGGCGGATTCTATCATTTTAAGCCGGTCACGAAATCGATGTTCAAAGGTGCCAATGAATGGAATTCGTATGAAATCACGGTGAACGATGATCGAATTTCGTTACTGTATAACGGAGAATTGGTAAACGAGATTTCCGCCGCCGACTCCGCCGAATATGCCAAACGACCGCGGGTGGGTCACATCGGATTCCAAAATCATGGCACGGCGGTGCAGATTCGGAATATTCAAATCATGCCGTTGAAGTGAGATGCGCCCAGCAATCATCCGATGGCGATCGATTGGCCATCGGATGATTGGATGCGGCAGAGCAAATCAGCGATTATGCCGTCACCTTGGCGAACTTGCGGGGACGGCCATACGGCAGCCACTCGATCACATACAGATTCCCCTTGCTATCTACCGTCAGTGCATGGGGCGTTGAGAACTTATCGGGGTTATTCGGGATATCGGCCGGCTTCATTCCGGCGCCGTCGCCCAGATGGGCAACGACCTTGTCTTTCGCATCCAGAACCGTGACACGCGAGCCGAGTTCCGGCACAAACAAGTGCCCATCTGCTTGGTAGAAGCAGCACGGCAGGCGGAAACCGGGAACCGTTCGCTTGTATTCCAGATCCAGCGAGAAAACTTCCAGGCGATTGTTCGCTCGATCCGCGATATACACTTCCGGCTCACTGCCCAGCGTCGAGACCCAAACACCATGGCAGGTGTTGAACTTGCCGTGGTCGGTCCCCTTCCCGCCGATCGTCTTGAGATGCTTGAAATTCTTATCGAAGCGATGCACCAACTGACTGCCGTAGCCATCGACGATGTAGATATCGCCATTCGGCGCCACGGCCACATCGGTGGGATTATCGAATTTGAACTTCTGCGAGGTCGACGATTCTGCTTTCACCGAGCCGAGCGTGTAGAGCACTTTCCCCTTGAGATCGGTCTTATAGATGCGATTTCCGGGGGCGTTTTCGGTGAAGTAGAAGAATTCGCCTTCGGGTTCCTTGCTCCAATAGAGGCCATGCGCCGTGCTGGCGACTTGCTGGGTGGTGTACCCCACCGAGTCGGCGAAGTCTTTGGACCAGGTTTCCAGCAGCTTGCCTTCTTTGTCGAAGACGGCGACGCACGGCGAGGTGGAGCGGCTGGTCACATAGACGCGATCTTGCGAATCGACGACCACCGCGCACCCGAAGCCGTATTTCATCCCCATCGGGAGTGTGCCCCATTCGGGCTGCAACTCGAAGGTCATGGCACCGGAGCCAATCTTGACGGATTTGTCGCCGGGAGCGGCGGCGGCCCATTGGCCCATGGTCACGGCGGCGGCACCAGCGGCGGCCCATTGCATCAATTGGCGGCGATCCATGCGGCGTGGGAAGAGATATTCCGATTCCATGTGAGAACCTCTGCGTGCGGGGTGAGAGTCCGGGCGAATCGAGTCGCATTCGCCCGGTTCTCGCAGTGTCCCCGCTGCAAGCGTCGCTGTCAACGAGTTCCTCGCAGGAAGCGCACACAAACTGGCGAACCCACTTCCACAACCGATCCCGTCGCAGTCAGTTTCCCAGTCGTTGAATCGATGCGAAACACTTCGATGAGATGGTTTGCTTGTCCGCAGGCGAGCAAAAATTGGCCAGTGGGATCGATCGCAAAATTGCGCGGAATCTGGAATTTGCCCTGCGTATTGCCCAATGCGGTCAGCTTGCCATCGGCAGCAATGGCATACCCGGCAATCGAATTATGGCCGCGATTGGAACCGTAGACGAACTTCCCGGATGGATGCACCACCACTTCTGCGGTGCTGTTGCCCGGAAATTTCCCCTGGGGCAACGTCGAAAGCGTTTGCGTGGGCGTGAGCGTGCCCGACTTCGCATCGTAATCCATCGCCGTAATCGTGGAATCTAGCTCGTTGATGACGAAGGCTTGCTTGCCATTCGGATGAAATGCGAAATGTCGGGGACCGGCACCATCCGCGAGTTTGACAAACGGCGGCTCATTCGGGGTGATCGTCCCCTTGGCCGCATCGAAGCGATAGATCAGCACCTGATCCAACCCCAAATCGGCGACAAATGCGAATCGATTGGCGGCATCCAGATTGATCGAATGCGCATGCGGCGCTTCCTGCCGACTGGAATTCACGCTTTTTCCGCGATGCTGGACAAATCCAGTCGCCGCTGCCAATTTTCCGCCGTCTTGAATCGGCAGCACACTGGCATTGCCGCCGCCATAATTGGCCACGAGCACATTTTTTCCCGCCGCATCCACCACCACATGACAGGGGCCCGTGCCACCGGAAGATTGCTGATTCAACAGCGTCAACGCACCGGATTCGCCGATCTGGAACGCGGCCACGCCTCCGGCTTTTTTCCCCTGGAAATCCGACACCTCACCCACGGCGTACAGCACAGGCATCGTCGGGTGAATTGCCAGGAACGACGGATTGACCATCTTCCCGGCCAATTTCGGCTTCGATAGTTCGCCGGTTTTCAGATTCAGCGTCGCGGAATAGATTCCCTCACTTTTCGGCCCGGTATAGGTGCCCACATAGACCGTGAGCGATTCTGGAGTTGGCGTCGGCTCGGCTGCGGAGGCGGAAAGTGGGAACAGCACGGGGATGGAGAGCATGCCCAAGGCGATGCGGCGTGAGATGCCAAACATGGTTGGATTCCTGTTGCGGAAAAGGAGGATGCGGCCCGACTCCCACTCCGGAATCGGGCCGATCATCCGGTGCCCCATCATAGCAACCGATCCCAGCCGCCTCTGCGAAAAAATCAGGCGAGTTCCCAGGCATCATCTCGCGAATTCATTCACGACGCGGACGAGGTGGCGGAAGGTTTCCCCCACATGCTCGCGAACATTCCCGGCGAGCGCAAGAACGCCCCAATCCACGTCAATGTCAGAAACACACACCACACGGCGATGGGTTCATTTTTCGTCCAGTGCGTGCAGATGACGCCGCCCCAAAATCCGCTGGTGACCAACGCCCCCAACGGCAAGGTTCGCGGCAGCAAGAGGAGCAACGCGGCGATGATTTCGCCAATGGCGATGGTGGTGATTTTCTCGGCCATCCCCGATTCCTGCATCTTCGCCATTTCTTCGGGTGGAATCATCCCCAGGAGTTTGAATGTCCCGGCCATGATCATCAGCCCCGCCACCGGCACATGCATCACCCAGCCTGCAATTCGTGTCGCTCGCATGCCATCTCCCTCGTGTTACCGCACTGCCCAACGGATTACGCCAAATCGAATGCCAAGACTTCCGAATCGACCGTCGCCACCAATTCCAATTGCGATTCGTCTTCGACCGCCAGCCCATCGCCGGGCAGCAAGCGTTGCCCATTCACGACCAGATCCCCGGCCACCGCCTGCACCCACGCCCCACGCCCGGCCGCCAGCGGATGATGCAGCGTCTGCCCGGCATCAATTCGCCCCCGCAGCAACGAGCTGTCTTGATGAATCTTCAGCGAATCATTCCGACCATCGATGCTGGCAATCCAACGCCAGCCTGTCTGTTCCAACGGAGCAAATACCCGTTGCTCATACGATGGAGGTAATCCCTTTTGATTCGGTAATAACCAAATTTGGTACAGATGCAACTGTTCTTCGCTCGAAGGATTATACTCACTGTGCAGAATCCCTGAACCGGCGGTCATCCGTTGCCATTCGCCCGCCGAAATCACGCCGCGCGACCCGAGCGAATCCCGATGCTCAATCGAGCCGGAAATCACATAGGTGAGAATCTCCATATCTCGGTGCGGGTGCATGCCAAACCCTTGTCCTGGAAGGACATAGTCTTCGTTCATCACCCGCAAGGTGCGAAAGCGCATCCGATTCGGATCGTAAAATTCGCCGAACGAAAACGAATGGTACGTCTTTAGCCAACCATGATCGAACGCGCCGCGTCGATCCCGATGATGAAACATCAACATTTGTTGCTCCTGTTCTCGGATGGATCGATCCCAGTTCGGAACCGATCCGTCAGGTAACATCCATTCGATGCGACTCGTCCGTTGAAGGATTCCCAAAGAGACCGTCACCGAAAGCCGGTTTTGGATGACAGGGACGAGTCAGACAAAAATTCTGAAAAAATTTTCGCTCCGAAGCGTCCGCCCCACGGAGTGAATTCCGTTGAGTCTATTGAAGCGAAATTCGCAGAGGGGTCTCACGACTCGCAATCGTTCGGTTCCCTCTATATTTTGAACCGGGATGAGATCCCCTCTGCCGCTTTCTCGCTTCACCTTTCGCACTTGATTCTGCTTTCCCCAGATCACTATCAATCTTCTGTCGATCTTACCAATCGGTAAGATGCCAGAATCGATTCACATATTCGACAATCGAATCATCATGCGAATCCTGTTAGTCGGTGGCGCCGGCGACTCGGGGAG
This DNA window, taken from Tuwongella immobilis, encodes the following:
- a CDS encoding lactonase family protein, with translation MFGISRRIALGMLSIPVLFPLSASAAEPTPTPESLTVYVGTYTGPKSEGIYSATLNLKTGELSKPKLAGKMVNPSFLAIHPTMPVLYAVGEVSDFQGKKAGGVAAFQIGESGALTLLNQQSSGGTGPCHVVVDAAGKNVLVANYGGGNASVLPIQDGGKLAAATGFVQHRGKSVNSSRQEAPHAHSINLDAANRFAFVADLGLDQVLIYRFDAAKGTITPNEPPFVKLADGAGPRHFAFHPNGKQAFVINELDSTITAMDYDAKSGTLTPTQTLSTLPQGKFPGNSTAEVVVHPSGKFVYGSNRGHNSIAGYAIAADGKLTALGNTQGKFQIPRNFAIDPTGQFLLACGQANHLIEVFRIDSTTGKLTATGSVVEVGSPVCVRFLRGTR
- a CDS encoding DoxX family protein, coding for MRATRIAGWVMHVPVAGLMIMAGTFKLLGMIPPEEMAKMQESGMAEKITTIAIGEIIAALLLLLPRTLPLGALVTSGFWGGVICTHWTKNEPIAVWCVFLTLTWIGAFLRSPGMFASMWGKPSATSSAS
- a CDS encoding pirin family protein; translated protein: MLMFHHRDRRGAFDHGWLKTYHSFSFGEFYDPNRMRFRTLRVMNEDYVLPGQGFGMHPHRDMEILTYVISGSIEHRDSLGSRGVISAGEWQRMTAGSGILHSEYNPSSEEQLHLYQIWLLPNQKGLPPSYEQRVFAPLEQTGWRWIASIDGRNDSLKIHQDSSLLRGRIDAGQTLHHPLAAGRGAWVQAVAGDLVVNGQRLLPGDGLAVEDESQLELVATVDSEVLAFDLA
- a CDS encoding NHL repeat-containing protein, translated to MESEYLFPRRMDRRQLMQWAAAGAAAVTMGQWAAAAPGDKSVKIGSGAMTFELQPEWGTLPMGMKYGFGCAVVVDSQDRVYVTSRSTSPCVAVFDKEGKLLETWSKDFADSVGYTTQQVASTAHGLYWSKEPEGEFFYFTENAPGNRIYKTDLKGKVLYTLGSVKAESSTSQKFKFDNPTDVAVAPNGDIYIVDGYGSQLVHRFDKNFKHLKTIGGKGTDHGKFNTCHGVWVSTLGSEPEVYIADRANNRLEVFSLDLEYKRTVPGFRLPCCFYQADGHLFVPELGSRVTVLDAKDKVVAHLGDGAGMKPADIPNNPDKFSTPHALTVDSKGNLYVIEWLPYGRPRKFAKVTA